The nucleotide window AGCTCAGCGTAACACTTCGTAGCAGTATATTCTCCATTGATGGCTTTGGTTATGTCATTGATTAATTTTTGATTTTGCCTATAATGATCATAATAAGGATACATCTCAATCCTCCCCAAGTTATTTATAACAGTGTATGGAGAGGATCTGACTGATGTGCCTGTATCATGCTTTTCCCTCGTATTCAACGAAGATACCCTTGAAGTATTTCTTTTCTCTTGTCATCTCTATTCCGGATTCTCTCATGTAACGGCCGGTATCCCGATTCAAATGACAGCCGTCACACAGTCTCTTCCAAGCAGGCGTGAGGAAATCCTGCAGGGCGGCAAGGGATTTGGATTCCGTCCTTACATGTTCGAATAGGACAATCCTGCCTCCCTTTTTGCATACTCTTTTCATTTCTTTAAATACTTGGCGGGGTTCCTCGACGGAACATAAAACTAGAGTAGCGACCACTGTATCGAACTCTCCATCACTAAATGGAAGCGACTCGGCCATCCCCTTATGGAATTCAACTTGCAAACCATTCTTTTCAGCTTGTTCTTGTGCCTGCTCAAGCATATACGGATTTGGTTCAATGGAAACAAGCCTATCCACTTTTCCTTTTGAATAATATGGATAATTAGCCCCTGTACCTGCACCAATCTCAAGTATTTTCCCCTCTAGACCAGAAATGATATTTTTCCTCACATGCGCAATCCATCTTTTTTCAAGCGGACTCATTAGCGTGTCATAAAAAGAAGCAAATAATTTTGCCACAATAAAAGCTCCTCGCTGTTTTATTTCCCTCATTATATAAAAAATGGCCCCTGATAGCTAATGCCAGGCCAGGTATATCCTTTAAAGAAACAATTGATAACGCGAATACGATCTTGGACATGAAGAAAGACAGCCGTTATCAGGCTGCCTTAGTAAGTCTTATCATGGTTTTAAAACTACTTTTATGCAATCATCTTTTCGGTCGTTAAATATATCATACCCTTTCGCTGCATCTTCGAGCGGGATTTTGTGGGTAATGATATCAGTTGGGTCGAATTCTCCATTCACAACCATATCAAAAAGCTTTGGCATGTAATGAATGACCGGAGCCTGTCCCATTTTCATCGTAATATTACGTTCGAAAAATCGGCCAAGCGGGAACATATTATATCTTAATCCATATACACCGGTAAGCTGGACTGTACCAAATTTGCGCACAGCTGTATGCGCAATTTCCAGCGCAGAAAGCGTTCCGCCCTGCAGCTTCAATTTTTGTTCAACTTTTTCCACCACTGATTTTTTCCCATCCATCCCTACACAATCGATGACGACATCCGCCCCGCCATTCGTAAGATCCTGCAGGAATTTCCCTGGATCATCCTCCTGAGTGAAATCAAAAATTTCTACATTGTTTGTTTTCCTGGCATGCATAAGCCTATAATCAAGATGGTCAACTGCAATAACTCGTTTTGCCCCTTTCATCCAGGCAAATTTCTGAGTCATTAGTCCAACAGGTCCGCTTCCCAGGACAATGAC belongs to Mesobacillus sp. AQ2 and includes:
- a CDS encoding class I SAM-dependent methyltransferase, with protein sequence MAKLFASFYDTLMSPLEKRWIAHVRKNIISGLEGKILEIGAGTGANYPYYSKGKVDRLVSIEPNPYMLEQAQEQAEKNGLQVEFHKGMAESLPFSDGEFDTVVATLVLCSVEEPRQVFKEMKRVCKKGGRIVLFEHVRTESKSLAALQDFLTPAWKRLCDGCHLNRDTGRYMRESGIEMTREKKYFKGIFVEYEGKA
- a CDS encoding zinc-dependent alcohol dehydrogenase, with protein sequence MKAVTYQGSKDVQVKNVEAPKIEHEKDMIVKITSTAICGSDLHLYQGNMPLRPGYIIGHEPMGIVEEVGPGVENLKKGVRVVIPFNVSCGECFYCQNQMESQCDNTNEYKDTGAYFGYTEQYGNHPGGQAEYLKVPYADFTSFVVPESCELEDESLLFLSDVIPTAWWSVEHAGVKKGDTVIVLGSGPVGLMTQKFAWMKGAKRVIAVDHLDYRLMHARKTNNVEIFDFTQEDDPGKFLQDLTNGGADVVIDCVGMDGKKSVVEKVEQKLKLQGGTLSALEIAHTAVRKFGTVQLTGVYGLRYNMFPLGRFFERNITMKMGQAPVIHYMPKLFDMVVNGEFDPTDIITHKIPLEDAAKGYDIFNDRKDDCIKVVLKP